Proteins encoded in a region of the Salminus brasiliensis chromosome 2, fSalBra1.hap2, whole genome shotgun sequence genome:
- the rad51ap1 gene encoding RAD51-associated protein 1 isoform X2 codes for MDDDDDDFATVRAPLNKKARTSLKEPHHEKNRTLNNCAKEIGGIIGERCRERVSLDEKLYKTDLEAALSLSLLQRTETIEPLANSHVCQPPVLTHYDVASSNYPLQDLPPVLSNCSVDVTCLGLDQIISVQTPPPAISREWKTSKTREHHRQALQDENDSTGDEDYKPQNTPESDTEFSDPEKKVEKKKPSINEKNTAPKAVKKEKNTQLSKAKPQSTASPGVAHSVSALERTLTTPPTPKLAPSSPIGGRLPKWNPPGLVGSSPTSYQSAPVKSPGLGLRLGLSRLARVKPLHPNAAAH; via the exons ATGGACGATGATG ATGACGATTTTGCCACAGTGAGAGCtcctttaaataaaaaagctcGAACATCTCTTAAGGAACCTCATCATGAGAAGAACAGGACTCTAAATAATTGTGCAAAAGAAATTGGTGGTATAATTGGTGAAAGATGCAGAGAGAg AGTGTCTTTGGATGAAAAACTGTATAAAACAGATTTGGAAGCAGCACTGAGTCTCTCCCTGCTACAGAGGACAGAAACAATAGAGCCACTTGCCAATTCTCATG TGTGTCAGCCTCCTGTGCTTACACACTATG ATGTTGCATCTTCAAACTACCCTTTGCAAGATTTACCTCCTGTGCTGTCAAATTGTAGTGTGGATGTCACCTGTTTAG GTTTAGATCAGATCATTAGTGTGCAGACCCCTCCACCTGCCATCTCCAGAGAGTGGAAGACATCAAAAACCAGAGAGCACCACAGGCAAGCATTGCAGGACGAGAACGACAGCACAGGGGATGAAGATTACAAACCTCAAAACACACCAG AAAGTGACACAGAATTCAGTGATCCTGAGAAAAAAGTAGAAAAGAAGAAACCAAGCATAAATGAGAAAAATACAGCACCAAAAGCAGttaagaaagaaaagaacacaCAACTATCTAAAGCCAAACCACAGTCCACAG CTAGTCCAGGTGTTGCTCATTCTGTTTCTGCGCTGGAGAGGACTCTTACCACtccacctacacctaaacttgcACCCTCCAGTCCTATAGGAGGTAGATTGCCAAAGTGGAATCCTCCTG GTCTGGTAGGAAGTAGCCCTACGTCTTATCAGAGTGCCCCAGTGAAGTCTCCAGGTCTGGGTCTACGTTTAGGACTGTCTCGTTTGGCTCGAGTCAAACCCCTGCACCCTAATGCTGCCGCACATTGA
- the LOC140549695 gene encoding probable polypeptide N-acetylgalactosaminyltransferase 8 → MRLGWMRCLVLALFVTGILLYVVIKQIWTHKEFLQQAQQDFSVLSQEILHKLDEIESHMQAIVHSVQGDVHAVKSIKHPTVKREKKATVNLFPNSQLFERWHPGLSAEEQREAEELFQRYGYNVFLSDRLPLDRELPETRDHRCLTKEYPSELPTISVVLIYLDEALSVIKRAIFSVISRTSVHLLKEIILVDDGSSNEDLQGGLNAFISDIHKTRPGLVKKVRHAEQMGLTVARLSGWEAATGDVVAILDAHVEVHVGWAEPLLARIQADRTLVLSPVFDKVNFYNLELTPYPAAAHGFDWALWCQYVFFRQEWYNHNDPSLPAKSPSVMGILVVDRLFFGEIGTLDRGMKTYGGENVELGIRVWLCGGSIEIIPCSKVAHIERAHKPYAQNLNDVMKRNALRVAEVWLDEYKINVNAAWGLPPMNHGVDIGDISERKRLKERLQCKPFKWYLDNIYPQLDPQDDLLGYGVLINSQKKDACVDQGHVSGNSPILYKCHHQFSQLCNYKSHGEITIGMGMFLERRCLVDPGSGRQPLLHKCTESKQKKLYMYWDFKQGQAIKNRDTGRCFEIAMGPDGYHQLYIQECSGQRWRIEYVIRDEMK, encoded by the exons ATGAGGCTGGGCTGGATGCGATGTCTGGTTTTGGCCCTATTCGTCACAGGGATACTTCTGTATGTAGTTATAAAACAGATCTGGACCCATAAGGAATTTCTACAACAAGCCCAGCAGGATTTTTCTGTACTCAGCCAGGAAATCCTGCACAAGCTGGATGAAATAGAGTCTCATATGCAGGCAATTG TCCATTCAGTCCAGGGGGATGTGCATGCAGTTAAAAGCATAAAACATCCTacagtaaagagagaaaagaaagccaCAGTGAACCTTTTCCCAAACTCTCAACTCTTTGAGAGGTGGCATCCTGGGCTCTCTGCGGAAGAGCAGCGAGAAGCAGAGGAACTGTTTCAGAGATATGGATACAACGTGTTTCTCAGTGATCGGCTCCCCTTAGACAGAGAACTACCTGAGACACGAGACCACAG GTGTTTAACCAAGGAATATCCATCAGAACTCCCGACCATCAGTGTAGTTTTGATATATCTGGATGAGGCTCTGTCTGTAATTAAAAGAGCCATTTTCAGCGTGATCAGCAGGACGTCTGTACACTTGCTCAAAGAGATCATTTTAGTTGATGACGGAAGTTCTAACG AGGATTTGCAAGGAGGGCTGAATGCCTTTATCAGCGATATTCACAAGACTCGTCCAGGCCTGGTGAAGAAGGTGAGGCATGCAGAACAGATGGGCCTGACTGTAGCACGCCTCTCTGGCTGGGAAGCAGCCACAGGGGATGTGGTTGCTATCTTAGATGCCCATGTCGAGGTTCATGTTGGTTG GGCAGAGCCGCTACTTGCCCGTATCCAGGCTGATCGCACATTGGTGCTGAGCCCAGTCTTCGATAAAGTGAATTTCTACAACTTGGAACTGACTCCATATCCAGCTGCAGCTCATGGTTTTGACTGGGCTTTGTGGTGTCAGTATGTTTTCTTCAGACAGGAGTGGTACAATCACAATGATCCATCACTACCTGCTAA GAGTCCCTCTGTGATGGGCATCCTTGTGGTTGATCGTCTTTTCTTTGGGGAGATTGGAACACTCGATAGAGGAATGAAAACATACGGTGGGGAGAATGTGGAGCTGGGTATTCGG GTATGGCTGTGTGGAGGCAGCATTGAGATCATACCGTGTTCTAAAGTGGCTCACATTGAGAGAGCTCACAAACCATATGCACAAAACCTTAATGATGTGATGAAAAGGAATGCCCTCAGGGTGGCAGAGGTCTGGCTGGATGAATACAAAATTAATGTCAATGCTGCTTGGGGCCTTCCACCAATG AACCATGGTGTAGATATTGGAGATATATCAGAGAGGAAAAGGCTGAAGGAGAGGCTGCAGTGCAAACCTTTTAAGTGGTACTTGGATAACATATATCCACAGTTAGATCCACAGGACGACCTGCTTGGGTATGGCGTG CTAATCAACAGTCAGAAGAAGGATGCATGTGTTGATCAGGGACATGTTTCAGGGAACAGCCCCATCCTGTATAAATGTCATCATCAGTTTTCACAG CTTTGTAACTACAAATCACATGGAGAGATCACTATAGGAATGGGTATGTTTCTGGAACGTCGCTGTTTGGTGGACCCTGGTTCAGGAAGACAGCCTCTTTTACACAAGTGCACAGAGTCAAAGCAGAAAAAACTTTATATGTACTGGGACTTCAAACAG GGGCAAGCTATTAAGAACAGAGACACAGGTCGTTGCTTTGAAATTGCCATGGGACCAGACGGGTACCATCAACTGTACATTCAGGAATGCAGTGGACAGAGGTGGAGGATAGAGTATGTGATCCGAGACGAAATGAAGTGA
- the rad51ap1 gene encoding RAD51-associated protein 1 isoform X1, translating into MDRPSRSRKTVNYSDFMDDDDDDFATVRAPLNKKARTSLKEPHHEKNRTLNNCAKEIGGIIGERCRERVSLDEKLYKTDLEAALSLSLLQRTETIEPLANSHVCQPPVLTHYDVASSNYPLQDLPPVLSNCSVDVTCLGLDQIISVQTPPPAISREWKTSKTREHHRQALQDENDSTGDEDYKPQNTPESDTEFSDPEKKVEKKKPSINEKNTAPKAVKKEKNTQLSKAKPQSTASPGVAHSVSALERTLTTPPTPKLAPSSPIGGRLPKWNPPGLVGSSPTSYQSAPVKSPGLGLRLGLSRLARVKPLHPNAAAH; encoded by the exons ATGGACCGACCTTCAAG GAGTAGGAAAACTGTCAATTATTCGGATTTCATGGACGATGATG ATGACGATTTTGCCACAGTGAGAGCtcctttaaataaaaaagctcGAACATCTCTTAAGGAACCTCATCATGAGAAGAACAGGACTCTAAATAATTGTGCAAAAGAAATTGGTGGTATAATTGGTGAAAGATGCAGAGAGAg AGTGTCTTTGGATGAAAAACTGTATAAAACAGATTTGGAAGCAGCACTGAGTCTCTCCCTGCTACAGAGGACAGAAACAATAGAGCCACTTGCCAATTCTCATG TGTGTCAGCCTCCTGTGCTTACACACTATG ATGTTGCATCTTCAAACTACCCTTTGCAAGATTTACCTCCTGTGCTGTCAAATTGTAGTGTGGATGTCACCTGTTTAG GTTTAGATCAGATCATTAGTGTGCAGACCCCTCCACCTGCCATCTCCAGAGAGTGGAAGACATCAAAAACCAGAGAGCACCACAGGCAAGCATTGCAGGACGAGAACGACAGCACAGGGGATGAAGATTACAAACCTCAAAACACACCAG AAAGTGACACAGAATTCAGTGATCCTGAGAAAAAAGTAGAAAAGAAGAAACCAAGCATAAATGAGAAAAATACAGCACCAAAAGCAGttaagaaagaaaagaacacaCAACTATCTAAAGCCAAACCACAGTCCACAG CTAGTCCAGGTGTTGCTCATTCTGTTTCTGCGCTGGAGAGGACTCTTACCACtccacctacacctaaacttgcACCCTCCAGTCCTATAGGAGGTAGATTGCCAAAGTGGAATCCTCCTG GTCTGGTAGGAAGTAGCCCTACGTCTTATCAGAGTGCCCCAGTGAAGTCTCCAGGTCTGGGTCTACGTTTAGGACTGTCTCGTTTGGCTCGAGTCAAACCCCTGCACCCTAATGCTGCCGCACATTGA
- the fgf23 gene encoding fibroblast growth factor 23 — protein sequence MRRGALGLNLQSLCALWLAALQGCAPVDAAPNTSPLQSSNWGNPRRFIHLQTSTDLNNFYLEISLNGHVHKSVRRGSYSVILLKAETRDRVAIFGVKSNRFLCMDAEGNLFTSTVCIRDDCLFHHKLLENHRDVYYSPKTGLLLNLDGTKHRYAAGQNLPRSSLFLSEKNTVSLDRLKHRERKNRQVDLSDPLRALGFEEESDSRAVQEEDAEQEPFEDRNTSREALLSPSDDDPWDVVHARNPGSPRMSAVVG from the exons ATGCGTAGAGGCGCTCTTGGTCTGAACCTGCAATCGCTCTGCGCCCTGTGGCTCGCGGCGCTGCAGGGATGTGCACCCGTGGACGCTGCTCCAAATACATCTCCCTTGCAGAGCTCCAACTGGGGCAACCCGAGAAGATTTATCCACCTACAGACGAGCACAGATCTGAACAACTTCTACCTGGAGATAAGTCTGAATGGGCACGTACACAAAAGTGTACGTCGAGGTTCCTACA GTGTTATTTTACTCAAAGCCGAGACCAGAGACCGAGTGGCAATATTCGGAGTGAAAAGTAACCGTTTCTTGTGCATGGACGCAGAGGGGAATCTTTTTACTTCG ACGGTTTGCATCAGGGACGACTGTTTGTTCCATCACAAGCTTTTGGAGAACCATCGCGACGTATACTACTCCCCCAAGACCGGCCTCCTGCTCAACCTGGACGGCACGAAGCATCGATACGCGGCCGGTCAAAACCTTCCCCGCTCCTCCCTTTTTCTGTCGGAGAAGAATACGGTCTCTCTGGATCGCCTCAAACACAGGGAGAGGAAGAACCGACAAGTGGACCTCTCCGACCCTCTCAGGGCGCTCGGCTTCGAGGAGGAGTCGGACTCCCGCGCGGTGCAGGAAGAGGACGCAGAGCAGGAGCCCTTCGAGGATCGCAACACCTCCAGAGAAGCCCTGCTCTCCCCTTCCGACGATGACCCATGGGACGTGGTCCACGCCAGGAACCCCGGCAGCCCTCGCATGTCAGCGGTTGTTGGTTGA
- the rad51ap1 gene encoding RAD51-associated protein 1 isoform X3, with protein MDRPSRSRKTVNYSDFMDDDDDDFATVRAPLNKKARTSLKEPHHEKNRTLNNCAKEIGGIIGERCRERVSLDEKLYKTDLEAALSLSLLQRTETIEPLANSHVCQPPVLTHYDVASSNYPLQDLPPVLSNCSVDVTCLGLDQIISVQTPPPAISREWKTSKTREHHRQALQDENDSTGDEDYKPQNTPASPGVAHSVSALERTLTTPPTPKLAPSSPIGGRLPKWNPPGLVGSSPTSYQSAPVKSPGLGLRLGLSRLARVKPLHPNAAAH; from the exons ATGGACCGACCTTCAAG GAGTAGGAAAACTGTCAATTATTCGGATTTCATGGACGATGATG ATGACGATTTTGCCACAGTGAGAGCtcctttaaataaaaaagctcGAACATCTCTTAAGGAACCTCATCATGAGAAGAACAGGACTCTAAATAATTGTGCAAAAGAAATTGGTGGTATAATTGGTGAAAGATGCAGAGAGAg AGTGTCTTTGGATGAAAAACTGTATAAAACAGATTTGGAAGCAGCACTGAGTCTCTCCCTGCTACAGAGGACAGAAACAATAGAGCCACTTGCCAATTCTCATG TGTGTCAGCCTCCTGTGCTTACACACTATG ATGTTGCATCTTCAAACTACCCTTTGCAAGATTTACCTCCTGTGCTGTCAAATTGTAGTGTGGATGTCACCTGTTTAG GTTTAGATCAGATCATTAGTGTGCAGACCCCTCCACCTGCCATCTCCAGAGAGTGGAAGACATCAAAAACCAGAGAGCACCACAGGCAAGCATTGCAGGACGAGAACGACAGCACAGGGGATGAAGATTACAAACCTCAAAACACACCAG CTAGTCCAGGTGTTGCTCATTCTGTTTCTGCGCTGGAGAGGACTCTTACCACtccacctacacctaaacttgcACCCTCCAGTCCTATAGGAGGTAGATTGCCAAAGTGGAATCCTCCTG GTCTGGTAGGAAGTAGCCCTACGTCTTATCAGAGTGCCCCAGTGAAGTCTCCAGGTCTGGGTCTACGTTTAGGACTGTCTCGTTTGGCTCGAGTCAAACCCCTGCACCCTAATGCTGCCGCACATTGA